From the genome of Malus domestica chromosome 04, GDT2T_hap1, one region includes:
- the LOC103434152 gene encoding uncharacterized protein yields MVSKTEETQLNRLENQVDNGGGGAWEYLCLVRKLKVRRSEKVLMYGLSILNDLKKRSGLGSEEWTLYEQVAIAAMDCQSLDVAKDCIRLLRKAFPESKRVGRLEAMFLEAKGSWAEAEKAYSSFLEENPLDQVIHKRRVAMAKAQGNISGAIEWLNKYLEIFMADHDAWRELAEIYVSLQMYKQAAFCYEELILSQPTVPLHHLAYADVLYTLGGLENLQTAKKYYASVIDLTGGKNTRALFGINLCTSAIGQLAKGRNKEDKESLELQSLAATALEKDYKQRAPEKLSLLTTALKSLKVSS; encoded by the exons ATGGTGAGCAAAACGGAAGAAACCCAATTGAACAGGCTCGAGAACCAGGTCGACAATGGAGGAGGAGGGGCCTGGGAGTACCTCTGTTTAGTCAGAAAGCTCAAAGTCCGCCGCTCCGAGAAGGTCTTGATGTACGGCCTGTCGATCTTGAACGACCTCAAGAAAAGATCCGGTCTTGGCTCGGAAG AATGGACTTTATATGAGCAAGTTGCAATTGCAGCTATGGACTGCCAGTCTCTTGATGTTGCAAAG GACTGCATTAGGCTTTTACGTAAGGCATTTCCTGAGAGTAAAAGAGTTG GCAGGCTAGAGGCTATGTTCCTAGAGGCAAAGGGATCTTGGGCAGAGGCAGAGAAGGCTTACTCAAGCTTTCTGGAGGAAAATCCACTCGATCAA GTGATACATAAGAGAAGAGTAGCTATGGCAAAGGCACAAGGAAACATTTCAGGGGCCATTGAGTGGCTTAATAAATATCTGGAAAT ATTTATGGCTGATCATGATGCATGGAGAGAGCTGGCTGAAATCTACGTTTCCTTGCAAAT GTACAAGCAAGCTGCATTCTGCTATGAGGAGCTGATATTATCACAACCTACTGTTCCTCTTCACCACTTGGCTTATGCTGAT GTGCTATACACGCTTGGTGGACTAGAAAACCTTCAGACAGCAAAAAAATACTACGCATCCGTTATAGACTTGACTGGGGGCAAGAATACCAGAGCACTTTTTGGTATTAACTTG TGCACTTCCGCCATCGGACAGCTTGCGAAAGGAAGGAACAAGGAAGAcaaagagagcttagagctaCAATCACTGGCAGCAACGGCCTTGGAGAAAGACTACAAGCAGAGAGCACCCGAAAAACTTTCCCTGCTTACGACGGCCTTGAAAAGCTTGAAAGTTTCATCATAA